One segment of Gammaproteobacteria bacterium DNA contains the following:
- a CDS encoding electron transport complex subunit E — MNETGYLKILKEGVWTQNTGFVALLGLCPLLAVSNSVVNGLGLGLATLLVLLISNIAVSLIRNLIRPEVRIPVFVLVIACVVTAVELAMHAFLPGLYTVLGIFIPLIVTNCCVIGRAEAFAFKHKVAKSAMDGVATGLGFMLALTLLGALREAVGQGTLFSQADLLFGEFGRGLTLHLMNDYRGFLLAILPPGAFIGLGCLIALKNVIDSRGQRRTAARPTTVLTEAKPLQT; from the coding sequence ATGAATGAAACCGGCTATCTAAAGATTCTCAAAGAAGGCGTATGGACCCAAAACACCGGATTCGTGGCGCTATTGGGTTTATGTCCATTGCTGGCAGTGTCGAATTCAGTGGTCAACGGACTGGGGCTTGGGTTAGCGACGCTGCTGGTATTGCTTATTTCCAACATTGCAGTGTCGCTGATCCGCAATCTGATCCGCCCTGAGGTGCGAATCCCCGTGTTTGTGCTGGTGATCGCCTGCGTGGTGACTGCGGTGGAATTAGCAATGCACGCTTTCCTGCCGGGGCTGTACACGGTGTTGGGTATTTTTATTCCGTTGATCGTCACCAATTGTTGCGTGATCGGTCGCGCCGAGGCGTTTGCTTTTAAGCACAAAGTTGCTAAATCGGCGATGGATGGCGTTGCCACCGGACTAGGCTTCATGCTGGCGTTGACGTTGCTGGGGGCGTTGCGCGAAGCGGTGGGACAGGGAACATTGTTCAGTCAGGCGGATCTCCTGTTCGGCGAATTTGGCCGGGGATTGACGCTGCATCTGATGAACGATTATCGCGGTTTCCTGTTAGCGATTCTGCCGCCGGGAGCGTTTATTGGCCTGGGTTGTCTGATTGCGCTGAAGAATGTTATTGATTCGCGCGGCCAGCGTCGCACCGCTGCTCGACCGACAACGGTGCTTACCGAAGCCAAGCCATTGCAGACATGA
- a CDS encoding aminotransferase class I/II-fold pyridoxal phosphate-dependent enzyme, whose amino-acid sequence MSKRPNLSSAPDVHLNLNVRGLKPSATLAINERSAQLIREGRKIYRFGLGQSPFPVPQPVVEELRTHAHQKDYLAVRGLWPLREAVAGYHHRLHGVERSGEDVLIGPGSKELMFILQLVYYGDLVIPTPSWVSYAPQAKIIGRQIHWASTHPENDWRLMPEELDRLCRDDPQRPRIVILNYPGNPTGDTYTVDELKALARVAKKYKVILVSDEIYGELHFRGQHVSIARFYPEGTIISGGLSKWCGAGGWRLGTFTFPRNLRWLLDAMAVVASETFTATSAPIQYAAVRAFEGGIEIEQYLAQSRRILRHLGRHVWRRLKASGARVSEPVGAFYLFPDFSPVRERLAVRNIHDSATLSERLLEEAGVATLPGADFGRPPEELTLRLAYVDFDGSRALIAAQQTPIDQELDKSFLELYCPNVVHAMDAMVKWLKEPVA is encoded by the coding sequence ATGTCCAAACGTCCTAATCTATCCAGCGCGCCCGACGTTCACCTGAATCTGAATGTGCGCGGCCTCAAGCCTTCCGCAACGTTGGCTATTAATGAACGCAGCGCCCAGTTGATTCGCGAGGGCCGGAAAATCTACCGGTTTGGTCTTGGCCAATCGCCTTTTCCCGTACCGCAACCTGTGGTTGAGGAATTGCGCACCCACGCCCATCAAAAGGACTACCTGGCGGTGCGCGGCTTATGGCCCCTGCGCGAAGCCGTGGCCGGTTACCATCATCGATTGCATGGCGTCGAACGCAGCGGCGAGGATGTATTAATTGGACCCGGCTCCAAGGAATTGATGTTCATTCTGCAACTGGTCTATTACGGCGATCTGGTTATTCCTACCCCAAGCTGGGTTTCCTACGCGCCACAGGCAAAAATTATTGGTCGGCAGATTCATTGGGCCTCGACCCACCCGGAAAACGACTGGCGGCTCATGCCCGAAGAACTGGACCGTCTGTGCCGCGATGATCCGCAGCGCCCGCGTATCGTCATTCTGAATTATCCAGGCAATCCGACCGGCGATACTTACACCGTGGACGAACTCAAGGCGCTCGCTCGCGTCGCTAAAAAATATAAAGTGATCCTGGTCTCTGACGAGATTTACGGTGAATTGCATTTCCGGGGTCAACACGTCTCCATTGCTCGTTTCTATCCCGAAGGCACGATTATCAGCGGCGGGCTTTCCAAATGGTGTGGCGCGGGCGGTTGGCGGTTAGGGACCTTCACGTTTCCTCGCAACCTGCGCTGGCTGCTGGATGCAATGGCTGTGGTGGCCAGCGAAACCTTCACCGCGACCAGCGCGCCGATTCAGTACGCCGCAGTGCGCGCCTTTGAAGGCGGCATAGAAATCGAGCAGTATCTGGCGCAGTCACGCCGTATCCTGCGCCACCTGGGCCGGCACGTCTGGCGGCGGCTTAAAGCCAGCGGCGCCCGGGTTTCCGAACCGGTCGGCGCGTTCTATCTGTTCCCGGATTTCAGTCCGGTGCGCGAACGGTTAGCCGTCCGGAACATTCATGACAGCGCCACTTTGTCCGAGCGGTTGCTGGAAGAGGCCGGGGTAGCGACGCTGCCGGGCGCTGACTTTGGCCGCCCACCCGAAGAACTTACGCTGCGTCTGGCTTATGTGGATTTTGATGGATCACGCGCGCTGATTGCGGCCCAGCAAACGCCAATCGACCAGGAGCTGGACAAAAGTTTTCTGGAACTGTATTGCCCGAATGTCGTGCATGCGATGGACGCCATGGTCAAATGGTTGAAAGAACCTGTGGCTTGA
- a CDS encoding PAS domain-containing protein, whose product MKDHELDSELKPVDESKPIFYVGVGASAGGLEALEAFFTHMSADSNMAFIVIQHLSPNYKSMMVELLSKRTAMTVRRAEEGMLVEANSVYLIPPKKNLSIFHGKLLLSESDHSRGLNLPIDVFLHSLADDQAEKAIGVILSGTGSDGVRGIRAIKEAGGMVMVQSEESAKFDGMPRAAIATGLADFILPPEEMPANLLSFIRHPYARKTDRPPILLSDEDGMARIFALLRERTRVDFAFYKPSTVVRRIERRMTVNQVNDLRDYVKLMESYSSEVMALYRELLIGVTNFFRDREVFEDLETHHLPQLFARLQTREARFWIAGCSTGEEAYSFAILGREILEQMGKRIDIKIFATDIDRDAILRASNGLYPESIAVDLPPGLLAKYFHRKEDHYRIDRSIREMVVFAQHNLIKDPPFTNIELVSCRNLLIYLQPVLQRKALELINFSLNPQGILLLGNSETTGDMADFFEPLNQKFRIYTARGKRRPMSNSNFSGVPEVVPWQTRSRPASGSWRSNDEERLLERLLQLLAKDYIPLVVVVNEQMEPLHILGNSDGYFIRPSGRQTNDITKNILKDLAIPVATGLQKVFKTGEEMRYTNIRIHWRDEVKTVQVYIRPLPGKKGQESLAAVFIEEVALSKEPALSGAPVYDVNLEAEQRIHDLEQELQFSRENLQATIEELETSNEELQATNEELLASNEELQSTNEELQSVNEELHTVNAEHQSKIIELTELNNDLDNLMASTRIATLILDENLSVRRFTPEIRRVFNILDGDIGRPIKHLTHNLPDEDLLDLVQEVALQNMEKVREVCTRSNEWFQMRILPYHISMNTVSGVVLTFIDIGFLKTVQDMLSDRETLIASLYRAAPVGVSRVVNRTLLEVNNQLCQTLGYSREELVGQSALILYPSTEEFEAVGKDLYEQIRKHSVGTMETRWRRKDGTVFPVLLNASSLHPANPDDGATFTALDLSIRKQESARIEASEDRYHQLHNAIMEGVIYQSANGDIISANPVAERLLGLSHGPITGQMDADPDWQALREDGTEWPAGQYPWQIVLHTGLPMKGVVMGWLHRQSGEKRWLRVSAIPLFESSQKQPNQICSLFYDITESREAADKLARLEQIVRELSHRAQPVLGMLTSRIATPNQSSETASEDLQAWRNCVRESLKILESLVTVDAS is encoded by the coding sequence ATGAAAGATCATGAGCTTGATTCTGAATTGAAGCCTGTGGATGAATCAAAGCCGATTTTCTATGTAGGGGTCGGCGCTTCGGCAGGCGGTCTGGAGGCGTTAGAGGCGTTTTTCACGCACATGTCTGCCGACAGTAACATGGCTTTCATTGTGATCCAGCATCTCTCGCCCAATTATAAAAGCATGATGGTCGAGCTGCTGTCCAAGCGCACTGCGATGACCGTGCGACGTGCTGAGGAAGGGATGTTGGTCGAAGCAAACTCGGTCTATTTGATTCCCCCGAAAAAGAATCTGTCGATCTTTCATGGCAAGCTGCTATTGAGCGAATCGGATCACTCACGCGGGCTGAATTTGCCCATCGACGTGTTCCTGCATTCGCTGGCGGATGACCAAGCGGAAAAAGCGATCGGCGTCATTCTATCGGGCACGGGCAGCGATGGCGTACGCGGCATCCGGGCAATTAAGGAAGCCGGCGGTATGGTCATGGTGCAAAGCGAAGAATCCGCCAAGTTTGATGGGATGCCGCGCGCCGCCATTGCCACCGGCTTGGCTGACTTCATTTTGCCACCTGAGGAAATGCCGGCTAATTTGCTATCGTTTATTCGCCACCCTTATGCACGCAAGACTGATCGTCCACCCATACTACTATCAGATGAAGACGGCATGGCGCGCATTTTCGCGCTGTTGCGCGAGCGTACCCGGGTGGATTTCGCATTCTACAAACCCAGCACCGTGGTCCGGCGTATTGAGCGGCGTATGACTGTCAATCAAGTCAACGATCTGCGCGATTATGTAAAATTGATGGAGAGTTACTCCAGCGAAGTGATGGCGCTTTATCGCGAGCTATTGATTGGCGTAACCAATTTTTTTCGTGATCGCGAAGTATTCGAGGATCTTGAAACCCATCATTTACCCCAATTGTTCGCTCGCCTGCAAACTCGTGAGGCGCGGTTCTGGATTGCAGGCTGTTCGACCGGTGAAGAGGCATATTCGTTTGCCATTTTGGGCCGCGAGATTCTGGAGCAGATGGGTAAACGGATTGATATCAAAATTTTCGCCACGGATATCGACCGTGACGCGATCCTGCGCGCTAGCAACGGCCTTTATCCTGAAAGCATCGCGGTTGACCTGCCGCCAGGACTACTCGCCAAGTATTTTCATCGCAAGGAAGATCACTATCGCATTGACCGTTCCATTCGCGAGATGGTGGTCTTCGCCCAGCACAATTTGATCAAGGACCCACCCTTTACCAACATCGAATTGGTCAGTTGCCGCAATTTACTGATCTATCTGCAACCCGTGCTGCAGCGCAAGGCATTGGAATTGATAAATTTCTCACTCAATCCCCAAGGGATATTACTCTTGGGCAACAGTGAGACAACGGGGGATATGGCTGACTTCTTTGAACCACTCAATCAAAAATTCCGGATCTACACGGCCAGAGGCAAGCGGCGCCCGATGAGCAATTCCAATTTTTCAGGCGTCCCTGAAGTCGTTCCTTGGCAAACCCGCTCTCGGCCCGCCAGTGGATCATGGCGCAGCAATGACGAAGAGCGATTATTGGAACGCCTGCTGCAGTTACTGGCTAAAGACTATATTCCTCTGGTCGTGGTGGTCAACGAGCAGATGGAGCCGCTACACATCCTGGGAAACTCGGATGGTTACTTTATACGCCCTTCTGGTCGGCAAACGAACGACATTACCAAGAACATCTTAAAAGACCTGGCGATTCCTGTGGCAACCGGCTTGCAAAAAGTATTCAAGACCGGGGAGGAAATGAGATACACCAATATCCGCATCCACTGGCGTGACGAAGTAAAAACGGTACAGGTTTACATTCGGCCTCTGCCCGGTAAAAAAGGCCAGGAATCATTAGCAGCGGTGTTTATTGAAGAAGTCGCCTTATCGAAAGAGCCTGCCTTAAGCGGCGCCCCGGTCTACGATGTCAATCTGGAGGCTGAACAACGGATTCACGATCTGGAGCAAGAACTGCAATTTTCACGGGAAAATCTGCAAGCGACCATCGAAGAACTGGAAACTTCTAATGAAGAATTACAGGCCACGAATGAAGAGCTTCTGGCTAGCAATGAGGAATTACAAAGCACAAATGAGGAGTTGCAATCGGTCAACGAAGAATTGCATACGGTGAATGCCGAACATCAAAGCAAAATCATAGAACTGACTGAATTGAATAATGATCTGGATAATCTGATGGCCAGCACCCGGATTGCCACGCTTATCCTTGACGAAAACTTGAGCGTTCGCCGCTTTACTCCGGAAATCCGGCGCGTTTTTAATATTCTTGATGGCGATATTGGCCGCCCAATCAAGCATCTGACTCATAACTTACCAGATGAGGATCTACTGGATCTGGTACAGGAAGTAGCGCTCCAGAATATGGAAAAGGTGCGTGAAGTTTGCACTCGTAGCAATGAATGGTTTCAAATGCGGATTTTGCCGTACCATATTAGCATGAATACTGTTTCTGGCGTGGTGCTTACTTTTATTGACATTGGCTTTCTTAAAACCGTTCAAGATATGCTGTCCGACCGTGAGACTCTGATTGCCAGCCTTTATCGCGCTGCGCCCGTTGGGGTCAGTCGGGTCGTGAACCGGACCCTTCTTGAAGTCAATAATCAACTTTGCCAGACATTGGGTTATTCACGAGAGGAGTTAGTCGGACAAAGCGCTCTCATACTGTACCCATCGACCGAAGAGTTCGAAGCAGTTGGCAAGGACCTGTACGAACAGATTCGCAAGCACAGCGTGGGTACAATGGAAACGCGCTGGCGGCGCAAGGATGGCACGGTTTTTCCCGTTCTCCTCAACGCCTCATCGTTGCATCCAGCTAATCCTGACGACGGCGCTACTTTCACCGCACTCGACCTGTCCATCCGCAAACAGGAGAGCGCCCGCATTGAGGCCAGCGAGGATCGCTATCACCAACTGCACAACGCTATCATGGAAGGGGTGATTTACCAGAGCGCCAACGGCGATATTATCTCAGCCAACCCGGTTGCCGAGCGTCTACTCGGATTATCGCACGGTCCAATAACAGGACAAATGGACGCTGATCCAGACTGGCAGGCGCTTCGTGAAGATGGAACGGAGTGGCCGGCTGGGCAGTATCCGTGGCAGATCGTCCTACACACGGGTTTGCCGATGAAAGGCGTGGTGATGGGCTGGTTGCATCGCCAATCCGGTGAAAAGCGCTGGCTGCGGGTCAGCGCTATCCCGCTGTTTGAATCCAGCCAGAAACAGCCCAACCAGATTTGCTCGCTTTTTTACGACATCACTGAGAGCCGAGAAGCTGCAGATAAGCTGGCGCGGCTTGAACAGATAGTGCGGGAATTGTCCCATCGTGCGCAACCGGTGCTGGGCATGTTGACCTCACGTATCGCAACGCCGAATCAAAGCAGCGAGACCGCTAGCGAAGATTTGCAAGCCTGGCGCAATTGCGTCCGGGAAAGCCTGAAGATCCTTGAAAGTTTGGTTACGGTGGACGCTTCCTGA
- a CDS encoding phosphoheptose isomerase, which produces MELLTRIEQHFTASLEAKQRTLEAMGSRIVLAAERLAEGLRQGHKILACGNGGSAADAQHFAAELVNRFEMERPGLAAIALTTDSSALTSIANDYAFEQVFARQVRALGRPGDLLLAISTSGHSNNILAAMTAARELGMITVTLTGRDGGFIASQLGEHDLEIRASALATARIQEVHILTIHCLCDLIDQILFGDKGQVCV; this is translated from the coding sequence ATGGAACTGCTTACCCGTATTGAACAACATTTCACCGCCAGTCTTGAAGCCAAGCAGCGCACCCTGGAAGCGATGGGGTCGCGCATCGTTCTGGCCGCTGAGCGCTTGGCGGAGGGCCTGCGCCAGGGGCATAAGATACTGGCTTGCGGCAATGGCGGTTCTGCCGCCGACGCCCAGCATTTTGCCGCCGAACTGGTTAACCGGTTTGAAATGGAGCGCCCAGGGTTGGCAGCCATTGCCCTGACCACGGACAGCTCAGCTTTGACCTCCATTGCCAATGATTACGCCTTCGAGCAGGTATTCGCCCGGCAGGTGCGCGCTCTGGGCCGCCCTGGCGATCTGCTGTTAGCGATTTCCACCAGTGGCCATTCGAATAATATCTTGGCGGCGATGACTGCGGCGCGGGAGCTGGGGATGATCACCGTGACGTTGACGGGGCGCGATGGCGGATTCATAGCGAGTCAACTGGGTGAACACGACCTGGAAATCCGGGCCAGCGCCCTGGCGACGGCGCGCATTCAGGAAGTGCATATCTTGACGATCCACTGCCTGTGCGATCTGATAGACCAAATACTGTTCGGCGACAAAGGACAGGTATGCGTATGA
- the argE gene encoding acetylornithine deacetylase — protein sequence MPPSSHLVEHIRQLIAVPSVSSVSPQFDQSNRPVIDLLAGWLEDLGFAIRIEPLPERPDKANLIATLGSGSGGLVLAGHTDTVPFDADRWRFDPFGGVIADERIYGLGSTDMKSFLALAIEAAREFATRELSQPLVILATADEESSMHGAQALAAAGQPLGRHAVIGEPTELKPVRMHKGILMEAIRLEGRSGHSSNPALGVNALEGMHGVIGELLRWRAELQARYRNPLFEVAVPTLNLGHIHGGDNPNRICGDCELHIDIRPLPGMTLDGLREELHARLGQRLADSQLKLSFLPLFPGVEALETPATAAIVQAAEALTGAPAGVVSFGTEGPYLNALGMETVILGPGSVDCAHQPDEFLPLATIQPMLEILRGLMTRFCLS from the coding sequence ATGCCCCCTTCATCCCACCTTGTAGAACACATTCGACAGCTGATTGCTGTCCCTTCAGTCAGCAGCGTGTCGCCGCAGTTCGACCAAAGCAACCGGCCGGTCATTGACCTGCTGGCTGGCTGGCTGGAGGACCTCGGGTTTGCTATCCGGATTGAGCCGTTGCCGGAACGACCAGACAAAGCGAATCTGATTGCAACGCTCGGCAGTGGATCAGGCGGACTGGTGCTGGCCGGACACACCGATACGGTGCCGTTTGATGCCGACCGCTGGCGTTTCGATCCCTTCGGCGGCGTGATCGCTGATGAACGAATTTACGGGCTGGGTTCGACGGATATGAAGTCTTTTCTGGCGCTGGCGATTGAAGCAGCGCGGGAGTTCGCCACACGCGAATTATCTCAACCGCTAGTCATTCTGGCTACAGCAGATGAGGAAAGCAGCATGCATGGCGCGCAGGCGCTGGCGGCGGCGGGGCAGCCATTGGGAAGGCATGCAGTCATCGGCGAACCGACTGAACTGAAACCGGTGCGAATGCATAAGGGCATTTTAATGGAGGCGATTCGCCTGGAAGGCCGTTCCGGACATTCCAGCAATCCGGCGCTGGGCGTGAATGCGCTCGAAGGAATGCATGGGGTCATCGGCGAATTATTGCGCTGGCGGGCGGAACTGCAGGCGCGTTATCGCAATCCCTTGTTCGAGGTGGCCGTGCCGACCCTGAATCTGGGCCATATTCACGGTGGCGATAATCCAAACCGGATTTGCGGCGACTGTGAGTTACATATCGACATCCGGCCCTTGCCCGGTATGACGCTGGATGGATTACGCGAGGAACTGCATGCGCGGCTAGGTCAGCGGTTAGCCGACAGTCAACTCAAACTGAGCTTTCTACCATTGTTTCCGGGAGTCGAGGCGCTGGAAACGCCGGCGACGGCGGCGATTGTGCAGGCAGCCGAAGCCTTGACCGGCGCGCCAGCCGGTGTGGTCAGTTTTGGCACCGAGGGGCCGTATCTGAATGCGCTGGGCATGGAAACGGTGATTCTCGGTCCCGGCAGCGTGGATTGCGCCCATCAGCCCGATGAGTTTTTGCCGCTGGCGACGATTCAGCCAATGCTGGAAATCTTGCGGGGATTGATGACCCGGTTTTGTTTAAGCTGA
- the pbpC gene encoding penicillin-binding protein 1C, producing MHCYRRPGCGLLLLVLLGGSLALLDQGLPPPVERARQTSAQVLDSQDRMLRIFTVPPGYWRLPARPGDVDPLFIRMLMAYEDQRFPDHSGVDPLAVMRALGQWLWHGRIVSGASTLTMQTARLLEPHPRDLIGKIGEMLRALQLERRYTKDEILGFYLTLAPYGGNLEGVRVAALAWFGKEPTRLTAAEAALLVVLPQAPSRLRPDRYPERARAARDKVLARMEQLGMLTSRQAAEAREEPVPIRRHPLPFLAPHLADRLHAAQPGMTRHRTYIDRDLQQTLETLVRQQHSTLESHSSIAMLVVANHDRRVLAYVGASDFFDTRRAGQVDLAQAIRSPGSTLKPLIYGLGFDDLLIHPETLIEDVPTRFGDYAPTNFGHTYAGQLTVREALQQSLNILAVAVLEQVGPARVAARLREVGLPLHWNAANPQPGLPLALGGVGATLEKLVTLYASFASGGVVAPLHLGPDDPESPGQPLLSATACWYLSEILRGSPTPQHIAPLASAARPRLIAHKTGTSYGFRDAWALGFDADYTVGVWVGRPDGSPSPGHYGRNTAAPLLFRIFDLLPESVNPPLPPPDQALRVVSRMQLPERLRYFRTRPALQMRSALPLSITFPVNGATVELPDQDGALAALPLAAKGGIRPLRWLVNGRPLPADPWQRETFWLPDGEGQVRITVLDQSGQTASAEVWLSRMPTRHW from the coding sequence TTGCATTGTTACCGCCGTCCTGGCTGTGGATTGCTGCTGCTGGTCCTACTGGGCGGCTCCCTGGCGCTACTCGACCAAGGGTTGCCGCCGCCTGTCGAGCGCGCCAGACAAACCTCTGCGCAAGTGCTGGATAGTCAGGATCGGATGTTGCGGATCTTTACCGTCCCGCCAGGCTATTGGCGACTGCCCGCCCGCCCCGGGGATGTCGATCCGCTGTTTATCAGAATGCTCATGGCCTACGAAGACCAACGTTTTCCGGACCATTCAGGCGTTGACCCACTGGCGGTAATGCGGGCGCTGGGACAATGGTTATGGCATGGCCGGATCGTGTCGGGCGCTTCAACGCTGACCATGCAGACCGCTCGCCTGCTGGAGCCGCACCCACGCGATTTGATCGGCAAGATTGGCGAAATGCTGCGCGCCCTGCAATTGGAACGGCGTTATACCAAAGATGAAATTCTCGGCTTTTATCTGACCCTGGCCCCTTATGGCGGCAACCTGGAAGGCGTGCGCGTTGCAGCGCTGGCCTGGTTTGGCAAGGAGCCTACGCGGCTCACTGCGGCGGAAGCAGCGCTGCTGGTGGTGTTGCCGCAAGCGCCGTCACGCTTGCGCCCGGACCGCTATCCCGAACGGGCGCGGGCGGCGCGCGACAAAGTGTTGGCGCGCATGGAGCAACTGGGAATGCTTACCTCGCGCCAAGCGGCTGAAGCCCGGGAGGAGCCGGTACCGATCCGACGTCATCCCCTGCCCTTTCTGGCCCCCCATCTGGCGGACCGGTTACACGCCGCCCAACCCGGAATGACCCGGCATCGCACTTATATCGACCGCGATTTGCAGCAGACCCTGGAAACGCTGGTTCGTCAACAACACAGCACCCTGGAATCGCACAGCAGCATCGCCATGCTGGTCGTGGCGAATCACGACCGGCGAGTGCTGGCCTATGTCGGCGCCAGCGATTTTTTCGACACGCGCCGAGCTGGACAAGTCGACTTGGCTCAGGCGATCCGCTCGCCAGGTTCCACGCTCAAACCATTGATTTATGGGCTTGGTTTTGATGATTTGTTAATTCATCCTGAAACATTAATTGAAGACGTGCCGACCCGATTCGGCGATTATGCGCCCACTAATTTCGGCCACACCTACGCCGGTCAACTGACTGTGCGCGAGGCGCTGCAACAGTCGCTGAACATCCTGGCGGTGGCGGTGCTGGAGCAGGTGGGACCGGCGCGAGTGGCGGCTCGACTGCGCGAGGTGGGGTTGCCGCTGCACTGGAACGCAGCCAATCCGCAACCCGGATTGCCGCTGGCGCTAGGTGGAGTAGGCGCAACCCTGGAAAAACTGGTGACCTTATATGCCAGCTTTGCTAGCGGCGGCGTGGTCGCACCGTTACACCTGGGTCCCGACGACCCGGAAAGTCCGGGTCAACCCCTGCTGTCAGCCACCGCCTGCTGGTATCTGAGCGAGATTTTGCGCGGGTCGCCGACTCCACAACATATTGCGCCCCTAGCCAGCGCCGCCCGGCCTCGGTTGATCGCGCATAAAACCGGTACTTCCTATGGCTTTCGCGACGCCTGGGCCTTGGGTTTCGATGCGGACTACACCGTAGGCGTCTGGGTCGGGCGGCCGGATGGTTCGCCCAGTCCCGGTCACTATGGACGTAATACTGCTGCGCCGCTGCTGTTCCGAATCTTCGATCTGTTGCCGGAATCTGTCAATCCGCCACTGCCGCCGCCCGATCAGGCATTGCGCGTTGTGAGTCGCATGCAACTGCCGGAACGGTTGCGCTATTTTCGCACCCGACCGGCGTTGCAAATGCGCAGTGCTTTACCGCTCAGCATTACCTTTCCCGTAAACGGCGCGACGGTGGAATTGCCTGATCAGGATGGTGCGTTGGCTGCATTGCCGCTGGCGGCGAAGGGAGGAATCCGGCCCTTGCGCTGGCTCGTGAACGGTCGACCGCTCCCCGCGGACCCCTGGCAACGCGAAACATTTTGGCTACCCGATGGCGAAGGACAAGTACGAATTACCGTACTGGACCAGTCGGGTCAGACCGCCAGCGCCGAGGTATGGCTCAGCCGGATGCCGACACGGCATTGGTAG
- a CDS encoding GGDEF domain-containing protein, whose translation MVANSAIAEPLLLQTLEPFAIPATVLAVIGSVAATQLRLRSRRKLHKIAHDKHSEPVQSIDKSAHAKQSELLIAELQNQIAALNKEKERLIHLLHEKSTRLREDPLTGIPNRLAYEEQFQQEFQRWKRFGNPLSFLIWDIDHFKKINDHYGHAAGDEVLRMVAQQINKRLRCTDFLARYGGEEFAMLLPGADIEAARQVADQIRLHIAECGFKHGDANIPVTISCGLSNFKPGDSVQSVFQRADQALYQAKSAGRNCCRAY comes from the coding sequence ATGGTCGCCAATAGCGCGATAGCGGAACCGCTGTTACTGCAAACGCTTGAGCCGTTTGCTATTCCCGCAACCGTGCTGGCGGTTATCGGTTCAGTCGCTGCGACGCAACTTCGGTTACGCAGTCGGCGGAAACTGCATAAGATAGCCCATGACAAACATTCTGAACCTGTACAATCCATCGATAAATCCGCGCACGCCAAACAGAGTGAGTTGCTGATCGCGGAATTGCAGAATCAGATCGCCGCACTGAATAAAGAGAAGGAGCGTCTCATCCACCTGCTTCATGAAAAGAGCACCCGTCTCCGGGAAGATCCATTGACTGGAATTCCCAACCGTTTGGCATACGAAGAACAATTTCAGCAGGAATTTCAACGCTGGAAACGCTTTGGCAATCCCTTGTCATTTTTGATCTGGGATATTGATCACTTTAAGAAGATCAACGATCACTATGGTCATGCTGCAGGTGACGAAGTTCTCCGCATGGTTGCTCAGCAAATAAACAAGCGGTTGCGTTGCACGGATTTCCTGGCTCGTTACGGCGGCGAGGAATTCGCCATGCTGTTGCCAGGCGCTGATATTGAAGCCGCCCGGCAGGTGGCCGATCAGATTCGGCTGCATATCGCTGAATGTGGATTCAAGCATGGAGATGCGAATATTCCCGTTACGATCTCCTGCGGTTTGTCGAATTTTAAACCGGGAGATAGCGTGCAAAGCGTCTTTCAACGCGCTGACCAGGCGCTGTATCAGGCGAAAAGCGCGGGGCGGAATTGTTGCCGAGCTTATTAG